The Ichthyobacterium seriolicida sequence CTTCGGTAGATCCATCTATGGCGAATGAGGCTAAAAAAATGGCAAAGACATATATGAAATTAGCTCCTGATAAAACATTAATCTTTAAATTTGGGCATTCCAATGGAGATCGCATCAAAATAAAATGTTGGATTAATAAGGAAGTAATTGTAAGTCAATAAATGATATCAAAAAAAAGTTTGTTAGTCTCACTATTGTCAATATTCCTTTTGTCTTGTGAAAATAATATTGAAGAAATAGACAAAATCATCGATATCAGTGAGATGAGGACTAATTATGCTAAATCATTAAATTTGGTTTATACCGACTCTGGCAGGGTAAAAGTCAGGTTTAAGACTCCTGAAGTTATAGCCTTTGATAAAAAAGAAGAACCGTATAGAGAATTTCCAAAAGGAATTGAAGTTAGTGTATTCAACGATGAAGTAGAAGGAGCGGCTAATTTTATCAAATCGAATTACGCCAAAGAATATACAACTAAGGGTTTTTTAGAATTGAAAAGCAATGTTATAATTATAAATTCCAAAGGAGATACTATATACACAGAAGAGTTGTTTTGGGACAGAGTGACTAAAAAAATATATTCCGAAGATTTAGTTAAAATATCGAGTAAAAACGAAACATTGATAGGAAAAAACGGATTTGAAGCTCCCGATGATATGTCTACATATAACCTCAAGGGAATCAGTGGAGATATAAATATGGAATGATGAAAAAAATAATTGTATTAATTCAATACACATGGTTAGTAATAGCTGCTGTATCACTATTTGAAATAATCTGTTGTTGGTCTTCAAACAGAAGTAGATCTTATATATTTTTAGTATTTTTTATCTCATCTGTACTAATGTTTTTTATTCGAAAAAGACAGCACGCGAATAATAAAGAATAAATGGTATAAATGACGGATTCTATAATTATTTTTGTAAGCATACTGTGCTCTGCTTTTTTTTCAGGAATGGAAATAGCCTTTGTAGCATCTAGCCGTATGAGGATGAAAATAGATAGCACTAAGGGGAATAGAATATCTTCCATGTTGGCTACAATATCTAAAAATCCAAACAAATTCATAGTAACTACCCTTATAGGTAACAATATATCTGTGGTCGTATACGGTATATGTATGGGGAGCCTTATAAGTAAAAACATTTTCCCAGGAATAGATCCTGAAAATGTTCCATGGTGGATTTTATTAATACAAACAGTATTATCTACAAGTATAATATTAGTAACTGCGGAGTTTTTACCAAAAGTGGTTTTTATGTTATATCCAAATAAACTGTTGAACTTTTTTACAATTCCAAGTTATTTATTTTATCAGATTTTATCCATCACCAAGATAACAGATTTCGTCATTTTGTGTTCAAATACTTTTCTCAAAGTGTTTTTTAAAATTAATCCAAACAAAAACAACGATGTCCTCAAAATGGAAGATCTAGGAGAATACGTGTCTCAAGAGATAGAAACCGTATCTAATAAAAGAGATCTAAGCGTAGGGGAAATTCTAAAAAAAGCCTTAAAATTTTCTGATATTAAAATTAGATCTTCAATGGTTTCTCGTATAGAAATCGTTGCGTTGAGCATAGATACCCCTATAGAAAAACTCAAAGAGAAATTCATAAAAACGGGATTCTCTAGAATACCTATCTACCGAGGAGATATAGATAATATAATCGGTTACGTACACTCATTTGAAATGTTTAAGCAACCCGAACACATCAAAGACGTCATATTGCCTATAAGCATCATTCCTGAAAGTCTATTGGTAAAAGAACTCTTAAACATGTTGATAGAAAGCAAGAGAAATATAGCCATGGTAGTAGATGAATACGGAGCCACTTCAGGATTAATTACCATGGAAAATATAGTCGAAGAGCTATTTGGAGAAATAGAAGATGAACACGATAAAAATCTCTTAGTAGAAGTAAAAAAAAACGATTCTGAATTTATTTTTTCGGCTAAACTAGGAGTTAGCTATGTAAATAAAAAATATCAATTGAATCTACCAGAATCTGAAGAGTATAGCACCTTGGGAGGATTAATAGTTTTCTACACAAAAGATATTCCCAAGAAAGACCACAAGATAACAATAGAAGACGATTTCTCCTTTTTGATAACGAAAGTTTCTGATACTAGAATAGAACAATTAGAACTCAAAATACTATAAAGCAGTTATTTTAATGAAATATATATATATATGTATAATGTGTGTCATTGGGACACTAGCCTTTTGTCAAGAAAAAAAAATAAAAGGTAAAGTGACCGTAATACAACACGACAGTATATCAAAACACATATACGAATACAACAAAAACTTTAAAAAAGAAAAAAAGATAAAAGTATATAGAATACAGCTTTTTAATGGTGATAGAAAGAATGCATTATCTATGAAGAGTAATTTTTTATCTCTATTTCCACAAGAAAAACACGTAGATATAATATTCGAATCCCCAGAGTTTAAAATCTTGATAGGAATTTTCAAAACCCGTCTAGAGGCTGAAAAATATCACAAAAACATAAAACGCGCTTTTAGTAATTCATTTGTCACCGTATCAAAAATACTAATAGACACTATAGATGAAATAGAAAGTAGCAATAAAAAAAATCAAAAGCTATCTCAATAAAAATGACACACTATCCCTTAAAGTGTGTAGATAAAAAAGGACATATTTTTTTGTTTTTATTCATAGTCAAGCTCTTTTGTAAAAAATAGTTAAAAATTGATTCAAAATTATTCTCCAATTCAGTATCGGTTTGGACCATTTTTTTTGTAGCCTTCCTCAGAGCTAAAAAAGTAGATTTCATAACAGCATCATCTGTTGGGAATTACAATTTGTTTTTGGTATACTTCCTGATTTTTTCATTGAGGGTTTCAATCAATTTGGCCGTGTAAATAATTTTCCTGATTTCTACGGGAAATTCATAAAATGCAGATAGCTCTTCCCAGTTATTTTGTCAGCTTTTAATCCAGATTATTCATGGTTTATATTTCAATTTGAATATAAAGCGTTATTTTTAAAGGGCTTTACCCAAAAATCAGCCACTTTAGATAAAGTGCAAAAATGAGGAATAAAAACACATTATTTTATAACCTGAGTTAGATTGGCAATTACTTATTAATAACTTAATAAAAACGATATATTTAACCTGAAAATTCATACGATTATGAATAATTCGGGTTATCAAAATCTCAGTTGATGACCACTAAGAGAAGATCAAAAGGATGACTCTGATTCTCAAGTGCTTGTTAGAATAAATTTTCGAACTCTGGTTCTAAATGAACTCTTATGGAATCTAAATTATCTCTAAATAACATACTATTTATTCAATCTGTTATGAACTTTCTTTAATAGATAATTCTTAACTAGATCACCGAATTCTTTATCATCCATAATCTTAGAAAAGATATCTTGGTTCTGGTCCATTCGACTAATCAGCTTATCCATAAAAACATCCTCGAAACCAAACTTGAAGTTATCCATAGAGTTATTCTTAGCTTGTTCTGCGAGTTTTTCATTCGACACCAACTCAGCTTCTATCTGGTCTAAGAAAAGCTTGTCAGCATCATTAAACTCAGTTGAGAAACGCTTATTAAGAACTTCTATTATTTCTGATAATGCTGCTTCTTCATCTTTATTACCCATACGGATACCAGCTTCCGATTTGCCATCTAAACCATACTCTTCTTGGTTCTCTAAGGCAATGGTGTGTTCACCAACCTTTTGTAATCGATAATATTCAAGAGAAACCTCATCACCCAAATTAAATCTATCTGATTGATTTTTTCGAGGAAGCTTCTTCAATAAGAATCTGCCATAAGTAACTAGCTTCTCTAGTTCCACATCACTAAATGGCATAATCTGAGTAAGGAATGAATACAATCGGGTGAAGGATTGTAGTGCATGCTTAAAGTTCTCTTGGGTAATTTCAGTACCCACTACATCATCTTTAGAGTTTTCCTCTGGCAACTGCTTATATCGTTCCACAGCAGGGTCTATATACGCATTTAACTTCCTTTGTTCATTAACCGAAAGGGTTTTTGATGGTTTAAAGAATACGTTGCAAAATTCATCAACTTCCGTATTCCAAATGATATGAGCCTTATCAATCTCACCTTTTAAATCATAAAGGTGATTAGGGTCAGTAGTTTCTTCTACTGTAGTCAACTCATAATAGGGTTGGAATGAATTAAGTATATCATCAGTTTCGTTAGCAAAGTCTAATACGAATGTATCTTCTTTACCAGCATACATCCTATTGAGTCTGGATAAGGTTTGAACACATTTTACTCCAGATAATCTTTTATCTACATACATGGTATGAAGTAAGGGTTGGTCAAATCCAGTTTGATACTTATCGGCTACCAGCAACAGCTGATATTCATCAGACCCAAACTTTTTAGGTAGTTCCTTCTCTTTAAAACCATTGAGTTCTACTTCGGTTACTCCTTCGGGGTAGGTGTCATAAACTACTTTACCAGAAAATGCCACCACCGTTTTAACATTTGTATATCCTTTCTCTGTTATGTACTTATCAAACTCTTCTTTATACCGAACCGCATGAAGTCTTGAACTCGTCACAACCATTGCTTTAGCTTTACCACCAATCTTCTTAGATACGACTTGTCTAAAGTGCTCTACAATTACTTCTGTTTTTTGTGCAAGGTTATATGGGTGGAGAGATAAGAATCTACAAATTGCCCTAGCAGCCTGTTTCTTATTTAAGTTAGGGTCTTCTTCTATTTCTTTAGATAGTTTGAAGTAGGTATTGTAGGTTATATAATTCTTAAGAACATCCAGAATAAATCCTTCCTCTATTGCTTGCTTCATGGAATACAGGTGAAAAGGCTTTGGTTTACCAGATGAATCTTTTGTACCGAATACCTCAATCGTTTTTGATTTAGGTGTAGCGGTAAAAGCGAAGAAGCTAAGGTTATCCTGTTTACCTCTGGCTTCCATAGACTTTCTTATTTCATCTTCTGCATCTTCTTCCAGTCCAGAGTATACCTCTTCTTTCTCAGCTTCTTCTAATGATTTAGCTGAAAGTACTTCCTTCATCTTTTTAGTAGCTTCCCCACCTTGGGATGAATGAGCCTCATCTATTATTACAGCATACTTTCTGTTAGGTATTTCTCCAATTTTATCTAGAATAAAAGGAAACTTCTGTAGAGTTGTGATGATGATGTTAGAACCAGCTATTATAGCATTAGCCAACTGCTGAGAATCCTTATCAATCTTTTGAACTACGCCATCTTTATGTTCGAATTGATAAATAGTATTCTGTAGCTGATTATCGAGTACTCTACGGTCGGTAATGACAATAACAGAATCGAACACTCTGTTGTTATTGTCATCGTGAAGACTAGATAATCTGTAAGATAACCACGCAATAGAATTACTCTTTCCAGAGCCAGCGGAATGTTGAATTAAATAGTTAGAACCAGCACCATTAATTCGAGCATTGGCGGTAAGTTTTCTAACTACTTCCATCTGATGAAACCTAGGGAATATCATGGTCTCTTTCCTCTTCTTAACTCCATTTAATTCATACTCTTCCACATCCAAGTGAAGGAACTTAGAAACAATATCAAGTAAACTATCTTTTGTCCATACATACTCCCAGAGGTAGGCTGTTCTATAACCATCCTTGTTAATTGGATTACCCGCACCATTGTTATGGCCAAGATTAAAAGGAAGGTAACGAGTCTTCTCACCATCTAAACGGGTGGTCATAAAGGCTTGATCAGTATCAACTGCGAAGTGAACTAATGAACGCTTCTTGAAATGGAAGATTGGCTCAGTTGGTTCTCGGTCGTAAACATATTGCTTTGTAGCATTATTAACGTTTTGACCTGAAAACTGATTCTTTAATTCTATTGTTGCAATCGGCAATCCGTTTAGTGATAATACCATATCCAAAGAATTAGTTCCTTTTCGCTCATAATAAAGCTGTCTAGTAACAGATAGATGATTCTTCTGATATAGGGCAAGTGTTTCGGAATTAAGTACGTTCTCAGGTTTAAAATAAGCCATTTTAAATCTAACACCGTAATCTGTAAAACCTTTTCGAAGAACATCAAGGGTTCCTCTTAAATCCATTTCCTTCAGAAGACGATTTATAACCTTTGTTTCAATATTATCTTTATGAAAGATGGATATTTTTTCCCATTCTTTTGGTTGGGAATTTTTTAAGAATTCGGTAACATATTTCGGGAATATTCCTTTTTGAGCGTCAAAGTCTTTTGAGTGACCTTTAACATAGCCTCCGTGTTCAAGTAACGAAGCTTCAATTGCCGCTTCAAATGTTATTTCTGTATGTATTCCTTGTGCCATTTAATGTATGTCTTAATTCAAAATAATACTGTTTTGGGAAATTACTCTTCGTGATGTTCTGGAGTTTGTTTTTTATCAGCTTGATAACTTGATACTGATGCTTCTTTAAAAATGTCAACATCTTCGTCTCTCACATCAACCTTACCTGTAACAACCTCACTGATTAATGCTGTTTTGTATTCGTTTAATAATACTATTTCTTTTTCTTTTTTACTAACAAGGTCATCTATTTGAGCGGTCTTGCAGTCAAGGTAGTTAGTGATTTGGGTTTGTTCTATTTTAGAAGGACAAAAAATTCTGATTCCTTTTAATATATCTTGACTAATATTAGGTTGTCCTCCACCTACAGCAAGATTAATGATGTGCTCTTTATTCCCATTAAACCAATGTTGAAGAAACCTGAGGTCTATCTTTTCTGACTCTGAGAAGACGCAACACGCTTGATTAGTAGTTGTCTCAAATTCTAATAAACTCGTTTTGCCAATTGTTGCTCCATACATTGCAATAACCAAAGAACCTTTCGGATACAACTTTAAGGATGAATAATCCTCAAGTGCTGCTGAAGTGATTTTTTTTTGGCAGTTATACAAAACACCATTATTAAGGTCTCCTGTATTTAACCAGTTAATCGTACCTTCTTCGTGATACTTTGTATTTCCAGACTTAGGGGTCGTACCACTACCAATTTTTTCGAATGCATGACTTATCTTCCAGGATTCCCAATGCTCAGGAATGTCCCCCAACCATTCTATCCCCGAATCCTTCATAGGAACATTGGGGTCAAGACCTTTGGTGACTGCTTGGTTAATGTTGGCAGTACGCTCTTCTTTTAATAACTCAATCAGCTTTTCTTTTTTACTAATAAGGTCATCTATTTGAGCGGTCTTAAGGTCAAGGAAGTTGGCGATTTGGGTTTGTTCTTCTGATTCAGGAACCACTAACTTACTTGCTTTTATTAATTCTTGATTAAGAATATTAGCTCCATATATGTTTTTATTCGAGTTATGAGCCAATATAACTCCGAATAAATAATAGTAATAATTAAGATTTATATTTACATCAGGATATATTGCGAAAATCGCTTCATTTGTATAAACATCTTTTTCAACAAAAGCCATTTTACCAACACTTAATTTAAAACTGTATAATAGTGAACCCTTGGGAACTTTATTTCTTCCTTCGACTGCTAAGTCTGTAAGTTTAGTTTTTGATGTGGAAACATACTTACTATCTAAATCTGTAATTGTAAGCCAATCGTGAGTACCATTCTCATAGTAATCAGAATTATTGGTAGAAGGTGTAAAACCTGTATTTACCTCGAATTGATTATTTAATTTTTTAATTTCCCAATGCTCAGGAATCTCCCCCAACCACTCTACGCCAGAATCTTTATATGAATCATACCTTTTCATAACTAAGCAATCACCTCTTTAATAAGCCCATCTGTTTCATTTTCAAGAGCCAAAATATCTGCACGAATTTCTTCTAATGACCTTAGTGGTTTGTATTTATAGAAATATTTAGTGAAATTAATCTCATAGCCTATCAAGGTTCTCTTCTCATCAATCCAAGCATCAGGAACATGTGGTAAAACTTCCCGCTCCATATAGTCTTGAATATCTTCTTTCAATGGAATATTTTCGGTGTCTCTTAAACTTGAATCAGGTTTTGGATTACCATTTTTGTCAGTCACTATTTTACCGTTCTCCATCAAAGGTCTTTCTACCGTAACCTTGGAATACCCAAAATCTTTATTATCAAATATTTTGCAGTTTTCCGACTCCATAAAATCACCGTATATTTTAGTGATTTCAGTAATATGCTCATCACTTAGTTCATTACGTTTATCGCCTAATGCCTTTCTCATCTTATCAAAGAAATCAACTGCATTAATCAACTGAACTTTTCCTTTTCGTTCTTCTGGCTTGTTATTCGTTATCAGCCATATGTAGGTGCTAATTCCTGTATTATAAAACAACTGATTTGGAAGGGCTATTACCGCTTCGAGCATATCATTCTCAATTATCCATTTACGAATGCTTGATTCGTTCTTCTTACTGCTTGGTGACCCAGAAAACAATGGTGACCCATTGAATACTATAGCTAACCTAGAACCTTCTGGTTTCATCTTGCTCATCAAGTGCATTAGAAATAAGAATGACCCATCACTAACGGATGGAAGGCCAGCACCGAACCTGCCACCATGACCTAATTCTTCATACTCTTCTTTTACTTTCTTTTCAATCTTATTCCACTTCACACCGAAAGGTGGGTTAGTGATTAAATAGTCAAACTTTTTGCCTCCTAACTGGTCATCAGAGATACTATTACCTTTCTTAATATTGCTAGCATTTTGTCCTTTGATAAGCATATCTGACTTACAAATGGCGTAAGATTCTGGGTTCAACTCTTGACCAAATACTTCTAATCTAGCATCAGGGTTTAATTCTTTTAGGTATTCCTCAGCTACTGATAGCATACCACCTGTTCCCGCACAGCAATCATAAATAGTCTTAATAATTCCTTTTTGAGTTAGTGTTTCTCTATCATCGATGAAAAGAAGATTCACCATTAGCTTGATGACCTCTCTAGGAGTAAAGTGCTCCCCAGCAGTCTCATTAGATATCTCTGCAAACTTTCTAATCAATTCCTCAAAAATGTAGCCCATCTCCATAGATGAAATCTTATCCTGGTGAAAGTCAACTTCTTGGAATCGCTTCAAAACCATGAATAATAAATTATTATCATCCAGCTTAGTGATTTGATTATCAAACTCAAATTGTTCTATAATTTCTCTTGCATCCTCAGAGAACCCGTTGATGTAGTTTCTAAGGTTAGCTGCAATATTTTCGGGGTCTTCTATTAGTCTGTTAAAATCAAATTGACTCCTGTTGTGGAATTTATACCCAGCTTCCTTATTAAGAATTGAGTCTAGGTTTTGGATGTTCATGGTCTTGACCTGTTCAAATTTCTTTAGCACCTTATCCTTTGAACTTTCTAAAACACAATCTAGTCTTCTTAAGACAGTTAATGGCAATACCACCTTACCGTAATCACTCTGCTTGTAATCACCTCTAAGTAAGTCAGCTATTGACCAAATAAAATTAGCTGATTCTTTAACGTTAATCATATATTTATTTCGTTTCTTTATTCTCAATTAATAACTCTTTCACACTTACATCAAGTAATTCGGCAATCTTATATAATACCTCAACGTTTGGTTGTCTAGCATTATTTACATAACCATTAACCACATTGTAGCTTTTCCCTAGCTTTGTAGCCAACCATGTTTGCTTAATCCTTTTCTCATCTAATACTTCCTTGATTCTGTTGATAACATGAAAAATATCAGATGTCAAATGTAGGAATAACACCCTAAATTATGGGATGAAAAAAAACAAGTGTATTTTACTAGAATATTATTATTAACTTTTAATGCCTATAAATTCGCATTTTCCTAAAGAACCCGTTTAGAAAAAGAAATACTTAGGTGGTGGATTTTTCGATAGAAAAAATAACGACCAGAATCCCTATTTACACACTTTATGGGATAGTGTCCTTATATTGATAATGATTTCCTGATTGTATAGGTAAGGTTTATATAGTTTGTAACCTTGTAAATTCCAAAAGATGTAGGCTTGTTATTGTTTATCTATGGGCTC is a genomic window containing:
- the lptC gene encoding LPS export ABC transporter periplasmic protein LptC, whose protein sequence is MISKKSLLVSLLSIFLLSCENNIEEIDKIIDISEMRTNYAKSLNLVYTDSGRVKVRFKTPEVIAFDKKEEPYREFPKGIEVSVFNDEVEGAANFIKSNYAKEYTTKGFLELKSNVIIINSKGDTIYTEELFWDRVTKKIYSEDLVKISSKNETLIGKNGFEAPDDMSTYNLKGISGDINME
- a CDS encoding hemolysin family protein, which produces MTDSIIIFVSILCSAFFSGMEIAFVASSRMRMKIDSTKGNRISSMLATISKNPNKFIVTTLIGNNISVVVYGICMGSLISKNIFPGIDPENVPWWILLIQTVLSTSIILVTAEFLPKVVFMLYPNKLLNFFTIPSYLFYQILSITKITDFVILCSNTFLKVFFKINPNKNNDVLKMEDLGEYVSQEIETVSNKRDLSVGEILKKALKFSDIKIRSSMVSRIEIVALSIDTPIEKLKEKFIKTGFSRIPIYRGDIDNIIGYVHSFEMFKQPEHIKDVILPISIIPESLLVKELLNMLIESKRNIAMVVDEYGATSGLITMENIVEELFGEIEDEHDKNLLVEVKKNDSEFIFSAKLGVSYVNKKYQLNLPESEEYSTLGGLIVFYTKDIPKKDHKITIEDDFSFLITKVSDTRIEQLELKIL
- a CDS encoding SPOR domain-containing protein, which produces MKYIYICIMCVIGTLAFCQEKKIKGKVTVIQHDSISKHIYEYNKNFKKEKKIKVYRIQLFNGDRKNALSMKSNFLSLFPQEKHVDIIFESPEFKILIGIFKTRLEAEKYHKNIKRAFSNSFVTVSKILIDTIDEIESSNKKNQKLSQ
- a CDS encoding type I restriction endonuclease subunit R — encoded protein: MAQGIHTEITFEAAIEASLLEHGGYVKGHSKDFDAQKGIFPKYVTEFLKNSQPKEWEKISIFHKDNIETKVINRLLKEMDLRGTLDVLRKGFTDYGVRFKMAYFKPENVLNSETLALYQKNHLSVTRQLYYERKGTNSLDMVLSLNGLPIATIELKNQFSGQNVNNATKQYVYDREPTEPIFHFKKRSLVHFAVDTDQAFMTTRLDGEKTRYLPFNLGHNNGAGNPINKDGYRTAYLWEYVWTKDSLLDIVSKFLHLDVEEYELNGVKKRKETMIFPRFHQMEVVRKLTANARINGAGSNYLIQHSAGSGKSNSIAWLSYRLSSLHDDNNNRVFDSVIVITDRRVLDNQLQNTIYQFEHKDGVVQKIDKDSQQLANAIIAGSNIIITTLQKFPFILDKIGEIPNRKYAVIIDEAHSSQGGEATKKMKEVLSAKSLEEAEKEEVYSGLEEDAEDEIRKSMEARGKQDNLSFFAFTATPKSKTIEVFGTKDSSGKPKPFHLYSMKQAIEEGFILDVLKNYITYNTYFKLSKEIEEDPNLNKKQAARAICRFLSLHPYNLAQKTEVIVEHFRQVVSKKIGGKAKAMVVTSSRLHAVRYKEEFDKYITEKGYTNVKTVVAFSGKVVYDTYPEGVTEVELNGFKEKELPKKFGSDEYQLLLVADKYQTGFDQPLLHTMYVDKRLSGVKCVQTLSRLNRMYAGKEDTFVLDFANETDDILNSFQPYYELTTVEETTDPNHLYDLKGEIDKAHIIWNTEVDEFCNVFFKPSKTLSVNEQRKLNAYIDPAVERYKQLPEENSKDDVVGTEITQENFKHALQSFTRLYSFLTQIMPFSDVELEKLVTYGRFLLKKLPRKNQSDRFNLGDEVSLEYYRLQKVGEHTIALENQEEYGLDGKSEAGIRMGNKDEEAALSEIIEVLNKRFSTEFNDADKLFLDQIEAELVSNEKLAEQAKNNSMDNFKFGFEDVFMDKLISRMDQNQDIFSKIMDDKEFGDLVKNYLLKKVHNRLNK
- a CDS encoding restriction endonuclease subunit S, which encodes MKRYDSYKDSGVEWLGEIPEHWEIKKLNNQFEVNTGFTPSTNNSDYYENGTHDWLTITDLDSKYVSTSKTKLTDLAVEGRNKVPKGSLLYSFKLSVGKMAFVEKDVYTNEAIFAIYPDVNINLNYYYYLFGVILAHNSNKNIYGANILNQELIKASKLVVPESEEQTQIANFLDLKTAQIDDLISKKEKLIELLKEERTANINQAVTKGLDPNVPMKDSGIEWLGDIPEHWESWKISHAFEKIGSGTTPKSGNTKYHEEGTINWLNTGDLNNGVLYNCQKKITSAALEDYSSLKLYPKGSLVIAMYGATIGKTSLLEFETTTNQACCVFSESEKIDLRFLQHWFNGNKEHIINLAVGGGQPNISQDILKGIRIFCPSKIEQTQITNYLDCKTAQIDDLVSKKEKEIVLLNEYKTALISEVVTGKVDVRDEDVDIFKEASVSSYQADKKQTPEHHEE
- a CDS encoding type I restriction-modification system subunit M, with the translated sequence MINVKESANFIWSIADLLRGDYKQSDYGKVVLPLTVLRRLDCVLESSKDKVLKKFEQVKTMNIQNLDSILNKEAGYKFHNRSQFDFNRLIEDPENIAANLRNYINGFSEDAREIIEQFEFDNQITKLDDNNLLFMVLKRFQEVDFHQDKISSMEMGYIFEELIRKFAEISNETAGEHFTPREVIKLMVNLLFIDDRETLTQKGIIKTIYDCCAGTGGMLSVAEEYLKELNPDARLEVFGQELNPESYAICKSDMLIKGQNASNIKKGNSISDDQLGGKKFDYLITNPPFGVKWNKIEKKVKEEYEELGHGGRFGAGLPSVSDGSFLFLMHLMSKMKPEGSRLAIVFNGSPLFSGSPSSKKNESSIRKWIIENDMLEAVIALPNQLFYNTGISTYIWLITNNKPEERKGKVQLINAVDFFDKMRKALGDKRNELSDEHITEITKIYGDFMESENCKIFDNKDFGYSKVTVERPLMENGKIVTDKNGNPKPDSSLRDTENIPLKEDIQDYMEREVLPHVPDAWIDEKRTLIGYEINFTKYFYKYKPLRSLEEIRADILALENETDGLIKEVIA
- a CDS encoding helix-turn-helix domain-containing protein codes for the protein MTSDIFHVINRIKEVLDEKRIKQTWLATKLGKSYNVVNGYVNNARQPNVEVLYKIAELLDVSVKELLIENKETK